A genome region from Neptunomonas japonica JAMM 1380 includes the following:
- the hpaR gene encoding homoprotocatechuate degradation operon regulator HpaR translates to MRKFEDSIPLQLLKAREASMQFFRPLLQKNNLTEQQWRVLRALKANDELESKQLADLCCILSPSLTGIIKRLEQQGFIERRKSAEDQRRTLIKLTEQALQLFEQISPEVDAHYQLFAERFGEDKLEQLSKLLQELASIKP, encoded by the coding sequence ATGCGTAAGTTTGAAGACTCTATCCCGTTACAATTGCTCAAAGCTCGCGAAGCATCCATGCAGTTTTTCCGTCCGCTATTACAGAAAAACAACCTAACCGAGCAGCAATGGCGTGTTCTTCGAGCACTGAAGGCTAACGACGAGCTTGAATCAAAACAACTCGCTGACCTTTGTTGCATTCTTAGCCCAAGTTTAACCGGTATCATTAAGCGGCTTGAGCAACAAGGTTTCATCGAGAGGCGCAAATCAGCGGAAGACCAGCGCCGTACACTTATAAAATTAACAGAGCAGGCTTTACAACTGTTCGAACAAATTAGCCCAGAAGTCGACGCACACTATCAATTATTTGCTGAGCGTTTTGGAGAAGACAAACTGGAGCAGCTTTCAAAGCTGTTACAAGAACTCGCCTCAATCAAGCCCTAA
- the hpaD gene encoding 3,4-dihydroxyphenylacetate 2,3-dioxygenase, whose translation MGEIVLAAKITHVPTMLLSEQPGRLEGCRKQAIDGHKEIARRAREAGADTIVVIDTHWLVNNGYHINSNSRFKGNYTSHEFPHFIQNMEYDYQGNPELGDLIAKKATDKGVYTLSHQVDSLTLEYGTLVPMYYMNEEADLKVVSISGWCSVHSLESSRILGEAIREAIEASDSKVMVLASGSLSHRIWANDDYEANNGTFTISKEFNRQVDLRVLDLWQQGDTATFLKMLPDYANLCSGEGGMHDTAMLFGALGWDEYQGKGEIIGEYFPSSGTGQVNVVFSL comes from the coding sequence ATGGGCGAAATTGTACTGGCAGCGAAAATAACTCACGTGCCAACGATGCTGTTATCGGAGCAACCCGGACGCTTGGAAGGCTGTCGCAAGCAAGCCATTGATGGGCATAAAGAGATTGCCCGTCGTGCCCGAGAAGCCGGTGCCGATACAATCGTGGTTATAGACACCCACTGGCTTGTGAACAACGGTTACCATATCAATTCTAATAGCCGTTTTAAAGGCAATTACACCAGCCACGAGTTCCCTCACTTTATTCAGAACATGGAGTACGACTACCAAGGAAACCCTGAACTTGGCGATTTAATAGCAAAAAAAGCAACAGATAAAGGCGTTTACACCCTCTCCCATCAAGTTGATTCGCTTACACTTGAATATGGCACCTTAGTGCCTATGTATTATATGAACGAGGAAGCTGATCTAAAAGTCGTCTCTATTTCTGGCTGGTGTAGCGTCCATAGTCTTGAGTCATCACGTATCCTTGGCGAAGCCATTCGTGAAGCGATTGAAGCCAGTGATAGTAAAGTCATGGTACTGGCTTCAGGCTCATTATCGCACCGGATTTGGGCTAATGACGATTACGAAGCAAACAACGGCACCTTTACTATCTCCAAAGAATTTAACCGCCAGGTAGACCTTCGCGTTTTAGATCTTTGGCAACAAGGTGATACCGCTACCTTCTTAAAGATGCTGCCTGACTATGCAAACCTTTGCTCTGGTGAAGGCGGTATGCACGATACAGCCATGCTATTTGGCGCACTGGGTTGGGATGAGTATCAAGGTAAGGGTGAGATCATTGGTGAATACTTCCCGAGCTCAGGCACAGGACAAGTAAACGTTGTTTTCAGCCTTTAA